In Bacillus sp. SB49, a single window of DNA contains:
- a CDS encoding GH32 C-terminal domain-containing protein, with the protein MKRVIRRSIPLLTIAVLILALFPTYPIAEEGGQESEAAAIDAYRSQFHYSPSENWMNDPNGLVYFDGEYHLFYQHNPTGNQWGPMYWGHAISKDLINWEELPIALYPDEKGFIWSGSVVVDEQNTAGFQEGEHAAMVAVFTHEKAGHQTQSLAYSNDKGRTWTKYEGNPVIEMPEGTDVFRDPKVFWHEGTEKWNMVVSAGQSIEFYQSDNLKDWEHTDTFERPPGASGVWECPDLVELSVEGDGSDKKWVLMMSVSEGSSAGGSGMEYVVGDYNGESFSTEMKPIPLDYGADMYAGVTWNNLPKEEERTIMVGWMNNWQYGQDIPTEGFRGAMSIPRELNLRTTEEGTYRLQQQPVSELEQLRGETLERKEEVVKEGTQKLGDSVNDLLEITASFDIKQSSADSFGFTLKNENDQSTTIVYHPKEEKIALDRTSSGEKDFSADFAAVHEAPLEGKDEIVQLRILLDRSSVEVFGNEGTTVLTDQIFRDLSPSTLEIFSTGGEAYLRHLTVTDLSAADVAPVPTPVPEDVPNNLENGSFETGDLTGWTANGDAFSHGVSQTESYWDGKPFEQEGKYHLWGFSEDVNDSDFRTGTLQSDLFQLSGKGQIEFLIGGGQDKERLYVALVRASDGKELFKATGANDEKYRRVSWDASAYLGEKLYLKVVDYHTDGFGHINVDDFKVYAEGEPIRDDIENGDFETGDLTGWTVVEGDAFSTKDVTNDMDWEWGGPFHHQGDYHLWGAKDGGDGQTGILRSSSFILSGTGRISYLIGGGNDPDRLYAALVRAEDDQELMKATNTEWDDSEEYSQVVWDASQYVGEEVYLKIVDNSTEGWGHINVDDFQVKQTGLLAHWSFNEKEGKVTKEEVSGESDPVQYVFNDAVYKASSDPLWKPGLAGEALLFDGYSTWVTHADESFVQPEDALTIEGWVAPRAYEWGDLNQVSAIVNKHDKAKGEGFILGMGRHGKLSFQAGINGEWQEVSTKPEHRLEKDQWSYVAATFDRNDQSMKLYMNGALVGRTETPNGKLSMSSEDLLIGKHNQAALINGVFDANMFNGLIDEVKIANEAKTADEIQQEYQSMVENFPDQTLPEPSMDWDRTRYNGDQHRPQYHFMPPEHWMNEPHAPIYYNGKYHLFYQKNPQGPYWHHIHWGHAVSEDMVQWEELPTALAPDAGTVAPDGVWSGSATLDENGEPVLFFTAGDDSKFPNQMTGLAVSEDPEDPVLKEWRMLDEPVTVQEENLPAEEGDVMYGQFRDPFVWKDGDTWYQLMGSGIEQVGGTALLYSSKDLDNWTYEKPFFTGDAEAYPKTGDVWELPVFLPLGKDESGEEKYAFFINPWFDGYSPHNVKYTFYWVGTWDKETLAFVPDHEEPKMFDYGEHFTGPSGMVDEDGTPILFSIAQDKRSEQEHYDAGWAHNAGLPVELSLRDNNDLGLQPIKELEVLRGQSLVSFKNKGIEEANERIKDAEGDMLEIVLDIDPKQADKVGIKVRQSANGEEETLIYYDKTKETFAMDRNRSSMDPDVNKGVQGGELKLNGERWQLHLYLDRSMVEAYANGQKSITSRVYPTRYDALGIELWSEGGDPEIVSMDVWEMKGAFGEAAPVYEKETEAVPSHGELENHDFQTGDLTGWNIVEGDAFSDAHVTKKADWGWGGPFDQAEDRIDPERHHLWGFLDSSGGDAATGILESQIFELGGDGKIDFLIGGGSNIDQLSVSLVRTSDGKVLKEATGRNQETYHRVKWDASEYVGEKLLMRVTDKAQGGWGHINVDDVNVPVALSEEEKILDKLKEMDLQSGKDLDEKIEFYQDTEEKIEEKEAAFISVKKEMIDFLEKQLEKKRKEYDLSSIQLHFYVKHAIEETGARQPSDAGEVQKYVRKRVNKHATGKQVRGAIQKYLK; encoded by the coding sequence TTGAAACGTGTAATCCGTCGTTCAATCCCTTTGTTGACGATTGCGGTTTTAATCCTGGCATTGTTTCCGACCTATCCAATTGCGGAGGAAGGGGGACAGGAGAGTGAAGCGGCTGCGATTGATGCCTACCGGTCCCAATTTCACTATTCACCGTCTGAAAATTGGATGAATGACCCGAATGGGTTGGTCTATTTTGATGGGGAATATCATTTGTTCTATCAACACAATCCGACAGGTAATCAATGGGGCCCGATGTATTGGGGGCATGCAATAAGCAAAGATTTAATCAACTGGGAGGAGCTTCCTATTGCTTTGTATCCCGATGAAAAAGGCTTTATCTGGTCTGGAAGTGTAGTCGTGGATGAGCAGAATACGGCAGGGTTCCAAGAAGGGGAACATGCGGCTATGGTCGCTGTGTTCACTCATGAGAAAGCAGGTCACCAAACCCAGAGCCTTGCTTACAGCAATGATAAAGGGCGGACCTGGACGAAGTATGAAGGAAATCCGGTCATCGAAATGCCAGAAGGTACCGATGTTTTTCGGGATCCAAAAGTATTTTGGCATGAAGGGACAGAAAAATGGAACATGGTAGTTTCCGCAGGACAGAGCATCGAATTTTACCAATCGGATAACCTGAAAGACTGGGAGCATACGGACACCTTCGAACGTCCTCCGGGTGCATCCGGGGTTTGGGAATGTCCGGATCTCGTAGAACTGTCGGTTGAAGGAGACGGCAGCGATAAGAAATGGGTGCTGATGATGAGTGTAAGTGAAGGTTCTTCTGCCGGTGGTTCCGGTATGGAATATGTGGTGGGAGATTACAATGGAGAATCTTTTTCCACAGAAATGAAACCTATCCCTTTGGATTATGGGGCAGACATGTATGCCGGAGTAACGTGGAACAACCTGCCGAAAGAAGAAGAACGGACGATCATGGTCGGATGGATGAATAACTGGCAGTATGGACAGGACATACCGACAGAAGGTTTCCGCGGAGCGATGTCCATTCCTCGGGAATTGAATCTCCGCACAACAGAAGAAGGTACATACCGGCTACAACAGCAGCCTGTATCGGAATTGGAACAGCTTAGAGGTGAAACCTTAGAGCGGAAGGAGGAAGTAGTGAAAGAAGGAACTCAAAAGCTCGGGGACTCTGTCAATGACCTGCTTGAAATAACCGCTTCCTTTGATATCAAACAGTCCTCCGCGGATTCTTTCGGGTTTACGTTGAAGAACGAAAATGATCAATCGACGACGATTGTGTATCACCCGAAAGAGGAGAAAATCGCACTTGATCGTACTTCATCAGGGGAGAAGGACTTCTCTGCTGATTTTGCAGCCGTCCATGAAGCGCCGCTGGAAGGAAAGGACGAGATCGTTCAGCTGAGAATCCTTCTGGATCGGTCCTCTGTGGAAGTGTTCGGGAATGAAGGGACAACGGTTCTGACCGACCAGATATTCAGAGACTTGTCGCCTTCCACACTGGAAATATTCAGTACTGGAGGAGAGGCGTATCTCCGTCATTTGACTGTTACGGATTTGAGCGCGGCTGATGTGGCACCTGTACCAACACCGGTTCCTGAAGATGTTCCGAACAACTTAGAAAATGGGAGCTTCGAAACGGGTGATTTAACAGGGTGGACGGCGAATGGAGACGCCTTTTCCCACGGTGTTTCTCAAACGGAATCATACTGGGACGGCAAACCTTTTGAACAGGAAGGAAAGTACCACCTTTGGGGTTTCTCTGAGGACGTGAATGACTCCGATTTCCGGACGGGAACGCTTCAGTCTGATCTTTTTCAATTAAGCGGGAAAGGACAAATCGAATTTCTGATCGGTGGCGGTCAGGATAAGGAACGCTTATATGTGGCGCTCGTCCGAGCGTCAGACGGTAAAGAACTCTTTAAAGCTACAGGAGCAAACGATGAGAAATATCGGCGCGTCTCCTGGGACGCCAGTGCCTATCTTGGTGAGAAACTTTACTTGAAAGTTGTTGACTACCATACGGATGGGTTCGGTCATATTAACGTCGATGATTTTAAGGTATATGCAGAGGGAGAGCCGATCAGAGATGATATCGAGAATGGTGATTTCGAAACAGGTGATCTAACAGGATGGACCGTCGTTGAAGGCGATGCTTTCAGCACGAAAGACGTAACCAATGATATGGACTGGGAATGGGGGGGACCGTTCCATCATCAGGGGGACTATCATTTGTGGGGCGCTAAAGATGGTGGAGACGGGCAGACCGGCATCCTTCGTTCCTCTTCGTTTATATTATCTGGGACAGGGAGGATCTCCTATTTGATCGGTGGAGGAAATGACCCTGATCGCTTATATGCAGCTCTTGTCCGGGCGGAAGATGATCAAGAATTGATGAAGGCAACGAATACGGAATGGGATGACTCCGAAGAATATTCGCAAGTCGTTTGGGATGCTTCGCAGTATGTAGGGGAAGAAGTGTATTTGAAAATTGTAGACAATTCGACGGAAGGGTGGGGACACATTAACGTAGACGACTTCCAAGTGAAGCAAACCGGGCTGCTTGCACATTGGTCGTTTAATGAAAAAGAAGGAAAGGTTACGAAAGAGGAAGTAAGTGGAGAGTCTGATCCTGTACAGTATGTGTTCAATGACGCGGTGTATAAAGCATCATCGGACCCGTTATGGAAGCCGGGGTTGGCGGGGGAGGCCTTGTTATTTGATGGGTATTCCACGTGGGTGACGCACGCAGACGAATCATTTGTCCAGCCGGAAGATGCCCTTACCATAGAAGGATGGGTAGCTCCACGAGCGTATGAGTGGGGAGATCTTAATCAAGTATCAGCGATCGTCAACAAGCATGACAAGGCAAAAGGGGAAGGGTTTATTTTAGGAATGGGACGTCACGGGAAACTTTCCTTCCAGGCAGGTATTAACGGCGAGTGGCAGGAGGTATCCACTAAGCCTGAACACAGGTTGGAAAAGGATCAGTGGTCCTATGTGGCTGCTACATTCGATAGGAATGATCAATCGATGAAACTTTACATGAATGGAGCGCTTGTCGGCCGTACAGAAACTCCGAATGGAAAGCTGTCCATGTCAAGTGAAGATTTGTTAATCGGTAAACACAACCAGGCGGCCCTTATTAACGGGGTGTTTGATGCCAACATGTTCAATGGTTTGATAGATGAAGTGAAGATTGCAAATGAGGCGAAGACAGCAGATGAGATCCAGCAGGAATATCAGTCCATGGTGGAGAACTTCCCTGACCAAACGCTCCCCGAACCTTCCATGGACTGGGATCGAACCCGCTACAATGGTGATCAGCATCGACCTCAATATCATTTTATGCCTCCGGAGCATTGGATGAACGAACCGCACGCACCGATCTATTACAATGGTAAATATCACCTATTCTATCAAAAGAACCCCCAAGGACCGTATTGGCACCACATTCACTGGGGGCATGCAGTAAGTGAGGATATGGTGCAGTGGGAAGAGCTTCCTACCGCTCTTGCACCTGATGCGGGAACGGTAGCACCGGACGGAGTCTGGTCCGGAAGTGCAACACTCGATGAGAACGGGGAACCGGTCCTGTTCTTCACAGCAGGGGATGACAGTAAATTCCCGAACCAAATGACGGGGCTTGCTGTTAGTGAGGACCCGGAAGATCCTGTATTGAAGGAATGGCGCATGCTGGATGAGCCTGTCACAGTACAGGAAGAAAACCTTCCGGCAGAAGAAGGCGACGTGATGTACGGTCAGTTCCGGGACCCATTCGTATGGAAAGACGGAGACACCTGGTACCAGCTGATGGGGTCAGGAATAGAACAAGTGGGTGGAACAGCCCTGTTATATTCTTCGAAGGATCTGGATAACTGGACCTACGAGAAACCTTTCTTTACCGGAGATGCAGAAGCTTATCCAAAAACCGGGGATGTATGGGAACTACCTGTCTTTCTCCCGCTTGGAAAAGATGAATCCGGAGAAGAAAAATATGCGTTCTTTATCAATCCATGGTTCGATGGATACAGCCCGCATAACGTCAAATACACCTTCTACTGGGTAGGCACGTGGGATAAGGAAACCTTAGCATTTGTCCCGGACCATGAAGAACCGAAAATGTTCGACTACGGCGAGCATTTCACAGGTCCAAGCGGCATGGTGGATGAAGATGGAACACCGATATTATTCAGCATTGCTCAAGACAAACGAAGCGAGCAGGAACATTACGATGCAGGCTGGGCACACAATGCTGGACTGCCTGTGGAACTTTCCTTGAGAGACAATAACGATCTTGGATTGCAGCCAATCAAGGAGCTGGAAGTATTAAGAGGGCAGTCCCTTGTTTCCTTTAAAAACAAAGGAATAGAAGAAGCGAATGAGAGGATAAAGGATGCGGAAGGCGACATGCTTGAAATAGTCCTGGATATCGATCCGAAGCAGGCGGATAAAGTGGGTATCAAAGTACGTCAGAGCGCAAATGGAGAAGAAGAAACGCTCATCTATTACGATAAGACGAAAGAGACGTTTGCGATGGACCGCAACCGATCCAGCATGGATCCGGATGTAAATAAAGGCGTCCAAGGTGGCGAGTTGAAATTGAACGGAGAGCGTTGGCAGCTTCATCTATATTTGGATCGTTCCATGGTTGAAGCATACGCCAATGGACAGAAAAGCATCACTTCCCGCGTCTATCCTACAAGGTATGACGCACTGGGCATAGAGCTTTGGAGTGAAGGGGGCGACCCGGAAATCGTGTCCATGGACGTCTGGGAAATGAAAGGTGCTTTCGGTGAAGCTGCCCCGGTTTACGAAAAAGAAACCGAAGCGGTCCCATCACATGGCGAGCTTGAAAACCACGATTTCCAAACCGGTGATTTAACGGGGTGGAACATCGTAGAAGGAGACGCCTTCTCTGATGCGCATGTTACAAAGAAAGCCGACTGGGGCTGGGGGGGACCGTTTGACCAGGCCGAAGACCGAATAGATCCTGAGCGTCATCACCTTTGGGGATTCCTTGATTCAAGCGGCGGCGACGCGGCTACAGGCATTTTAGAATCACAGATCTTTGAACTTGGAGGGGATGGAAAGATCGACTTTCTAATAGGCGGTGGCAGCAATATTGATCAACTATCTGTCTCCCTCGTCCGGACCTCGGACGGAAAAGTACTGAAGGAGGCAACAGGAAGAAATCAGGAAACCTACCACCGAGTTAAATGGGATGCTTCGGAGTACGTAGGAGAAAAACTCTTGATGCGGGTAACGGACAAAGCACAAGGAGGATGGGGGCACATTAATGTCGATGATGTCAACGTCCCTGTCGCCTTGAGTGAAGAAGAAAAAATCCTCGATAAGCTGAAGGAGATGGACCTGCAGAGCGGAAAAGACCTTGATGAGAAAATTGAATTCTATCAAGATACAGAAGAGAAAATAGAGGAAAAGGAAGCTGCGTTCATTTCCGTTAAGAAAGAAATGATAGACTTTCTTGAGAAGCAACTGGAAAAGAAGAGGAAAGAATACGATCTTAGTTCAATCCAGCTCCACTTTTATGTGAAGCATGCGATCGAAGAAACAGGGGCCCGACAACCTTCTGATGCAGGAGAAGTCCAGAAGTATGTAAGGAAGAGAGTGAACAAACATGCCACTGGGAAACAAGTTCGTGGTGCTATCCAGAAATACTTGAAATAA
- a CDS encoding GH32 C-terminal domain-containing protein: MSQPASPFLWELEVEIEEGGVFEGRLFGKQDAGLRIRVDRGKSVISVQRDEADLDFSEEFVCTCQAPLNPDLSSFHLKLVCDHSSVELFLGEGEISMTNLYLPTVGHEAKLKVEAVRGAVEVKGSSVSEMRSIWKHDM, translated from the coding sequence ATGTCACAGCCTGCATCTCCATTCCTATGGGAACTGGAAGTGGAAATAGAAGAAGGGGGTGTCTTCGAAGGCCGGTTGTTCGGAAAACAGGATGCAGGTCTCAGGATCCGCGTGGATCGCGGGAAGAGTGTGATCTCCGTGCAAAGAGACGAAGCGGACCTTGATTTCTCTGAGGAATTTGTGTGCACTTGTCAGGCGCCTTTGAATCCTGATCTTTCGTCCTTCCACCTCAAGTTAGTCTGTGACCATTCCTCGGTCGAACTCTTTCTTGGCGAGGGAGAAATAAGCATGACGAATTTATATTTACCGACGGTTGGTCACGAAGCTAAGTTAAAGGTGGAAGCTGTCCGGGGGGCGGTAGAAGTGAAAGGATCATCGGTTTCTGAAATGAGGTCGATTTGGAAGCATGATATGTAA
- a CDS encoding carbohydrate ABC transporter permease, with amino-acid sequence MKGNSSSAKQLPDHHYKDPSESTIKRVPPNRKKKRKSQAFQEAMTGYFFLAPALILLGVFLLYPMGAAFYYSFTDFYILKPDDISFIGFENFTYIWQDAQFRQAFWNTVYFSVIVVPVQLAVALGLALLINKKLKFRVFFRTAFFSPVVMSLVVVSILWTFMYNPNEGLINQLLGLIGISPQPFLTSPDQAMNSIIAMSVWQGAGFQMMIFLAGLQNIPNHLYEAADIDGASNWQKFLHVTLPGLKNIALFIFITISIAAFKLLVQPMIMTQGGPLGSTKSLVYHIYETGFNYRDVGYASAMAVVFTLIVLTITIIQRVLIREERG; translated from the coding sequence ATGAAAGGGAACAGTTCTTCTGCGAAACAATTGCCTGATCATCATTATAAGGATCCATCTGAATCAACAATCAAAAGAGTGCCGCCAAATAGGAAGAAAAAAAGAAAATCGCAGGCATTCCAAGAAGCGATGACAGGGTATTTCTTTCTGGCCCCTGCTTTGATTCTTCTGGGTGTATTCCTTTTGTACCCGATGGGAGCTGCTTTTTACTACAGCTTTACAGATTTCTATATTTTAAAGCCGGATGATATTTCATTCATCGGGTTCGAGAATTTTACTTATATATGGCAGGATGCTCAATTCCGACAAGCCTTCTGGAATACCGTTTATTTCTCTGTCATCGTCGTTCCAGTTCAACTGGCAGTGGCGCTGGGGCTTGCTTTGCTCATTAATAAGAAATTAAAATTCCGCGTGTTTTTCCGGACAGCCTTTTTCTCCCCTGTCGTAATGTCTTTGGTTGTGGTCTCCATTCTTTGGACGTTTATGTACAATCCGAACGAAGGATTGATCAACCAGCTGCTCGGACTCATAGGGATTTCCCCACAACCGTTTCTGACAAGCCCTGATCAGGCTATGAATTCCATCATTGCCATGTCTGTCTGGCAAGGGGCCGGGTTCCAGATGATGATCTTTCTGGCAGGTCTTCAAAACATCCCTAACCATTTATACGAAGCGGCAGATATTGACGGAGCAAGCAATTGGCAGAAGTTTTTACATGTGACGCTGCCCGGGTTGAAGAATATTGCCTTGTTTATCTTTATTACGATCAGCATTGCTGCCTTTAAATTACTCGTTCAGCCGATGATCATGACACAGGGAGGTCCGCTTGGGTCTACCAAGTCTCTGGTCTATCACATTTATGAAACGGGATTCAACTATCGAGATGTGGGTTATGCCTCGGCCATGGCCGTCGTATTTACACTGATTGTCCTTACCATCACCATTATTCAGCGGGTGCTCATTCGTGAAGAGAGGGGGTAA
- a CDS encoding YesL family protein has protein sequence MKGTGNLIYLVCDWLMRLAILNVLWITFTLMGGVVFGIFPASSASVALLKEWMADRRPRVVTFYWKNYKRSFLSANAVFLCTFLFMLLLGLNVYTSLQFTGIWFYLFFSGTIFLGGGVLMTAILTFNPLSHGMKAVEALKNALHLLLLYPGRLISFIAGFVLLLLCFRFIPGILPLYSVNIILLLTVLLFPFKQDAHRPV, from the coding sequence ATGAAAGGTACGGGGAACCTTATTTACCTTGTCTGTGATTGGTTAATGCGGCTTGCAATTTTAAATGTATTGTGGATCACTTTCACACTGATGGGCGGCGTAGTTTTCGGTATCTTTCCTGCTTCTTCCGCCAGTGTAGCTTTACTGAAAGAATGGATGGCTGACAGGCGTCCTCGGGTAGTAACGTTTTATTGGAAGAATTATAAACGATCGTTTCTTTCTGCGAATGCTGTATTCCTATGTACGTTTCTTTTTATGCTTCTATTAGGTCTTAACGTATATACCAGTCTTCAGTTCACAGGGATATGGTTCTACCTTTTCTTCAGCGGAACGATATTCCTGGGTGGCGGGGTGTTGATGACGGCCATTTTAACCTTCAACCCGCTCAGCCATGGGATGAAGGCAGTAGAAGCTTTGAAAAACGCGCTTCATCTTTTGCTGCTATATCCAGGCCGCCTGATTTCTTTTATCGCCGGATTCGTTCTGCTTCTGTTATGCTTTCGCTTCATACCCGGGATTCTCCCCTTGTATTCCGTCAATATCATTTTACTGTTAACCGTTCTTTTGTTTCCATTTAAACAGGATGCTCACAGACCCGTCTGA
- a CDS encoding WD40/YVTN/BNR-like repeat-containing protein, producing MKKLFIVMSGFMMIGLLAGPFFIETTTVPQAPVAEPKTEAAEDAGASETVSYGSRYTEGDVTYSLEKEQPLISYDGGDHWQDVPLDTAMLFNGEYNGSGQQLIDGSYAFDQNRTSFVYIEATSNEPEPVKLLTSFDHGKTWEEQTITDEFYSLRFRKIAFPTENFGYAVLSGGRTMSSELTAIYLTTDGGRTWQDIGRPDTERLVYDGGAIDDETAFLSYGTINPQEPTLYVTQNGGDSWEQSAIDAPPEYSGVFVTAEMPFQEEDHLAIHIGQGPNGDYEGGLVKGKFLSEDGGQTWTFDKVVEPDETT from the coding sequence ATGAAGAAGCTTTTTATCGTCATGTCGGGGTTTATGATGATCGGTCTCCTTGCCGGTCCCTTTTTCATAGAGACGACGACCGTCCCGCAAGCACCTGTAGCAGAACCAAAAACGGAGGCCGCGGAAGATGCCGGGGCATCAGAAACGGTATCCTACGGGTCACGATATACGGAAGGCGACGTCACCTATTCTTTGGAAAAGGAGCAGCCGCTCATATCATACGACGGCGGGGACCATTGGCAGGATGTGCCCCTCGATACCGCCATGCTGTTTAACGGCGAATACAATGGAAGCGGACAGCAGCTGATCGATGGCAGCTACGCGTTTGACCAAAACCGCACCTCCTTCGTTTATATCGAAGCCACCAGCAACGAACCGGAGCCGGTCAAACTTCTTACAAGCTTCGATCACGGAAAGACGTGGGAGGAACAAACGATTACCGATGAGTTTTACAGCCTGCGTTTCAGGAAAATCGCTTTCCCTACAGAGAATTTCGGGTATGCCGTTCTCTCCGGTGGCCGGACCATGTCAAGCGAACTCACCGCCATCTATCTCACCACGGATGGCGGACGAACCTGGCAGGATATCGGCCGCCCGGATACAGAACGCCTCGTCTATGACGGAGGAGCCATCGACGATGAAACTGCCTTCCTCTCCTACGGAACGATTAACCCGCAGGAACCGACCCTGTACGTCACGCAGAACGGCGGAGACAGCTGGGAGCAGTCCGCTATCGACGCCCCGCCGGAATACAGCGGGGTATTCGTGACGGCAGAGATGCCCTTCCAAGAAGAGGATCATTTAGCCATCCATATTGGACAGGGGCCGAACGGCGATTATGAAGGAGGACTCGTTAAAGGAAAATTCCTTTCCGAAGACGGTGGACAGACGTGGACGTTTGATAAGGTGGTGGAACCAGATGAAACAACTTAA
- a CDS encoding carbohydrate ABC transporter permease: protein MKRKKGIQRVALYVSVILLTFIFLFPLVWMLVSSLKDEFQIFRDMKSLKAFLPPAPNEVEGGYFHNYIAAFQRVDLMKYIMNSLIYTTGIIVFGLIVNSMAGYALARFRFPLAGFWLGVIIATLIIPPESIFLPLYVLVYDLGWVNTYTGLIVPFIANAFAIFLFRQFFLDFPKELEEAAKIDGCSQIGIFFRIIVPLSKPVFATVAIVLFINHWNDFLWPLVVASDESMRTIQIGLQYFMNEPPIKWGQVMAALTIATVPMLLIFAFLQRYYVQGLTHTGSKN, encoded by the coding sequence ATGAAAAGAAAGAAAGGAATACAAAGAGTCGCGTTATATGTTTCTGTGATATTACTTACCTTCATCTTTCTCTTTCCCTTAGTATGGATGCTTGTTTCCTCGTTGAAAGATGAGTTTCAAATTTTCAGGGATATGAAATCACTGAAAGCCTTTCTGCCTCCGGCTCCAAATGAAGTGGAAGGGGGGTACTTCCACAACTATATCGCAGCTTTTCAACGTGTCGATCTTATGAAGTACATTATGAACAGCTTGATTTATACAACCGGTATCATTGTCTTTGGACTTATTGTGAATTCCATGGCTGGTTATGCGTTGGCGCGGTTTCGCTTTCCGCTGGCCGGCTTCTGGCTGGGAGTCATTATCGCGACCTTAATCATCCCGCCGGAGAGTATCTTTCTCCCCCTCTACGTTTTAGTGTATGACCTTGGTTGGGTCAATACTTACACGGGTTTGATCGTTCCGTTTATCGCGAATGCTTTTGCCATCTTTTTATTCCGGCAGTTCTTTCTCGATTTTCCTAAAGAGTTGGAGGAAGCCGCCAAGATTGACGGCTGTTCTCAAATCGGCATCTTCTTCCGGATCATCGTTCCGCTTTCCAAGCCGGTGTTTGCGACTGTGGCGATTGTCTTATTTATCAATCATTGGAATGACTTCCTATGGCCGCTTGTTGTCGCTTCGGATGAGAGTATGCGTACCATTCAAATTGGACTGCAGTACTTCATGAACGAACCACCTATCAAGTGGGGGCAGGTGATGGCTGCATTAACGATCGCTACGGTTCCTATGCTGTTGATCTTTGCTTTCCTGCAAAGATACTACGTACAAGGATTAACACACACTGGTTCAAAGAATTAA